The Candidatus Deferrimicrobiaceae bacterium genomic sequence CATCGAAGCCGAGGTACTTGGCGTAAGTATCGATGTAGCGATTGGGAGCATAACCGAGCGTCCCCTCGTTGCCCACGTAACCGACCATGGCGCCCACGCGGGGAGTGAAGGTGATGTCGTCCCGGTTGTAGCTGCGCGCGACGCCGACCGAGAGACGCGGGCCGGATTCCTTGGCGCGCGAGAGCTTGCCGTCATATTCGCGCCAGTTGAAATACTCGAGACGCCCCCAGGCCTGGTTCGATACCGAAACCGGAGAGTCGTTCCCGCTCTGGCTCAGGAAATCTTCTTCGGCGGAGGCCGGCATTGAAGATCCCGTCGCGCAAAGGACCGAAACGGCCGCGACCCCTATCCACAAACCCAGTTTATTCAGGCGCATGCAATCCTCCCGTTCCGGGGCGTTTCATTACTTATCGGCAACCCCCGAAAATTCTTTATCCTACATTGTAAAGCGCTCCCGGTGGACGGAAAATAGAAAGGATGACCCCTGTCCCGACAAACACCCGTATTTTCGTTCCCGCGATGGACTGCCCCGACGAGGAGCGCGAGATCCGTGCGGCGCTCTCCCGACTCCCGACCGTTTCCTCGCTGACGTTCCACCTGTTCTCCCGGCAGGTCGAGGTCCTCCACGAAAACGACCTCGACCGCATCCTGGCCGCGCTCCGGGAAATCGGCATGCCCGGGCAGGCGGTGGACGAATCGTTCCGGAAGACCGACCTTCCCGAAGCCCCGAGTGCGCCGCTGCGCACCTTCGGCGCCTCGCTGTTGCTGCTGGCGCTCGCCGTCGCCGCCCGGTTGCTCCACCTGTTCCCCGAAGCCGGCGCCTGGACCTTCCTCCCCGCCGTCCTCGTCGGCGGATTTCCCGTCGCCTGGCGCGGGTTCCGCGAGGTCCGAAACCGGTCGCTCAACATGAACGCGCTGATGACCCTATCGATCGCCGGCGCCGCGGCCATGGGCGAAATGACGGAAGCAGCGGTCGTCGTCACCCTGTTCGCGCTGGCCAACTACCTTGAGGCCAAGAGCCTCGACCGGGCGCGTCGCGCCACCGCCGCGCTGTTCGAACGCGCGCCGGAACAGGCCGTCGTCCGCGAGGACGGGGCCGACCGGGTGATTCCCGCCGAGTACGTCCGGCCGGGCGACCTGCTGGTGATCCGCGCCGGAGAGCGGGTTCCCGTCGACGCGATCGTCCGGGAGGGCGTTTCCGAGGTCGACGAGTCGGTGCTGACCGGGGAATCGCTCCCGGTCTCCAAGTCCCCCGAGAGCGAGCTTCATGCCGGCGCCGTCAACGGACTCGGGCTCCTGCTGGCCGAAGCTGTGCGGCCGCTGTCCGATTCGACGCTTGCCCGGATCCTGCGCCGGGTCGAGGAGGCGCAGGCGGGGAAGGCGCCCGTCCAGGCGGCCATGGAGCGATTCGCGTCGATCTACACGCCCGCCGTGCTCGTCCTGGGCATCCTCACCGCCGCCGTCCCCCCGCTGCTCGGGATGGGCACCCCCCTGGCCTGGGCCTACCGGGCGCTGGTCGTGCTCGTCATCGCCTGCCCGTGCGCCATCGTCCTGGCCGCGCCGGTCGCCACCATCTCGGCGCTGACGCGCGCGACCCGCGAAGGCATCCTCGTCAAAGGAACGAACGCGCTCGAGACGCTCGGTCGCGTCAGCGCCGTCGCGTTCGACAAGACCGGCACGTTGACGCGCGGCCGCCTGCGCGCCGTGCGGGTGCGGCCGCTGGGCGGCGCCACGGCCCGCGAAGTCGTCCGGCTCGCGGCCACCGTCGAGTTCGGATCCGCGCACCCGGCCGCCGAGGCGCTGCGCCACGAAGCGCAGCGGCTCGGGCTCGCCGGCGCGCTCGACACCTCCCGGGCAACCGGCTTCGCCGTCCACGAAGGACGCGGCGTCTCGGCCGAGATCGAAGGCCGGACGATCTACGTCGGCAACCGGCGGCTGTTCGACGAGATCGGCGACGCCGGTCCCGAGATCGATGCCGCGCTGGCCAGGGGCGGGGCCCCCTCCGGGCGGACGCTGTCGATCGTCGGGAGCGCATCCGGCGTCCTGGGCATCATCGAGATGGAGGACGTCCCCCGAGACGAAGCGGAATCGGTCGTGCGCGCGCTCCGGGCCATGGGAATCTTTCGGCTCGCGATGCTGACCGGCGACCAGGACGACGTGGCGCGGGCCACAGCCGCCGCCGTGGGAATCGAAGAGGTCTACGCCGGACTGCTCCCCGAGGACAAGCAGATGCTGGTCCGCCGGATGGTCTCCGAAAAGGGGATCGTCGCGTTCGTCGGAGACGGCATCAACGACGCCCCCGCGCTGGCGCTGGCTTCCGTCGGCATCGCCATGGGATCGGCCGGCTCGCCCGCCGCGATCGAGACGGCCGACGTCGTCCTGATGTCGGGCGACCTGCACCGGCTCCCCGGCGCCGTCGCGCTCGGCCGCCGCATGGTGTCCGTCGTCCGCCAGAACGTGGCGGCGTCGCTCTTCATCAAGGCCTGCTTCCTCGCAGCGGCGGCGGCAGGCTATGCGTCGCTCTGGATGGCGGTCGTTGCCGACATGGGCACGACGCTGCTCGTCATTTTCAACGGCTTGCGGCTGCTGGGGTCCATTCCCCGGAAGGGAAGGTAACGCCCCGTGACGAAGTCCAGGCTCCACCGGAACGTCCTCGCGCTGGGCATCGTCAGTTTCTTCACCGACTTCTCCAGCGAGATGATCTATCCGCTGCTCCCCGTATTCCTCTCCGCGACGCTGGGCGCGGGCCCGGCGGCGCTCGGACTCATCGAGGGCGTCGCGGAAACGACGGCCAGCCTGCTCAAGCTGTTTTCCGGCATGGCGTCCGACCGGGTGAAACGGAAAAAGCCGCTGGTGCTGGCCGGCTACGGGCTTTCGGCGCTGATGCGGCCGATGATGGCGTTCGCGTTTGCCTGGCCGCACGTCCTGGTGGTGCGATTCGCCGACCGGATCGGCAAGGGCGTGCGCACCTCGCCGCGTGACGCGCTGCTCGCCGCCTACGTCCCGCCGGCGGACCGCGGGCGCGCCTACGGGCTCCAGCGGGCGATGGACCATCTCGGCGCGGTCGTCGGACCGCTCGCCGCCTTCGCCCTGCTTTATGGCGCCGGCTTGCCGCTGCGCACGGTGTTCCTCTGGTCGGCCGTCCCCGGCGCCGTCGCCGTCATCGTGCTCCTCACGGCCGTGCGGGAAGTCCCCGGGCCGAAGCCCGCGGGCCCGCCGCCGAAGCTGTTCGGAACGGCGCTTCCCGACCCGTTCCGCCGCTACATTGCCATCGTGGCGCTGTTCACGCTGGGCAACGCGAGCGACGCCTTCCTCATCCTGCGCGCCGTCCAGGAAGGCATCCACGTCAAGTACGTCCCGCTTTTGTGGGGTGCGTTCCACGTCGTCAAATCGACGCTCTCGACGCCCGCGGGCGCGCTGGCCGACCGGTGGGACCGGAAGAAGATGATCGTTGCGGGATGGATGGTCTACGCGGCGACCTACGCCGCCTGGGGATTTGCGGAAGGGCCCGCCTGGATGGTCGCCCTGTTCCTCGTCTATGCGCTATACTCGGCCGCGACCGAGGGCGCCGAGCGGGCGCTCGTGGCCGACTTCGTGCCGCAGTCGCTGCGCGGCACCGCGTTCGGCTGGTTCCACCTGGCGGTCGGCATCTCGGCGCTTCCCGCCAGCGTCCTGTTCGGCGCGCTCTACGCCTGGCGCGGCGCGCCGACCGCCTTCCTGACCGCCGCTGCGCTCGCGCTGCTCTCATCGGTGCTGTTGCTGGCGCTCAAGACGCCGCGTCCGGGGGATGCCCGCTGAATCCGGCCCTTCAGATCATCGTCTTCGGGTCGAGGATCGCGTCGATCTCCTCCTTCGGCATCAGCGCCTTTTCGGTCAGCAGCTCGCGAATCGTCTTCCCCGTGACGAAGGCCTCGTGCGCCAGCTCGGCGGCCTTGTTGTAGCCGATCCTGACCGCCAGCGGCGTCACCATCGCGAGGCTGCGCTCGATCGATTGGGCGCACTTCTCCCGGTTGGCCGTGATGCCTCCGACGCACTTCCCCGAGAGCAACCCGGCCGCGGCCGTCAGGAGCGACGCCGATTCGAGCACGTTCCTGGCGATCACCGGCAGCATGACATTGAGCTCGAGGATGCCGAGCGCGCCGCCGAGCGTCACCGCCGCATCGTTCCCGATCACCTGCGCCGAGACCTGGATCGTCATCTCGAGGATCACCGGGTTGACCTTGCCCGGCATGATCGACGAACCGGGCTGCAGCTCGGGCAGGTCGATTTCGCCAAACCCGCAGCGGGGTCCCGAAGCGAGGAGCCGCAGGTCGTGCGCGATCTTCAGGAGCGAGACCGCCATCCCCTTCAGGGCGCCCGACGCCGCGACGAGCGGGTCCTGAGCCCCCATCGCCTCGAAACGGTTCTCGGCCGCGCGGAAGGGGATTCCGGTCGCCGATGCGATGGCCGCAATCGTTCGTGGCGCGAAATCGGGGTGTGCGTTGAGCCCGGTCCCCACTGCCGTCCCGCCCAACGGCAGCGCCTCGAGGTCGTGGTACGTCGACCGGATCCGGTTCAGCCCGTTTGCGACCTGCGCCGCGTAGGCCGAGAACTCCTGCCCCAGCGTCACCGGCACCGCATCCTGCAGGTGCGTCCGCCCGATCTTGAGCACGTCCGCGAATTCGGCCGCCTTGGCCGACAGCGCCTCGCGCAGCGCCTCGAACGCCGGCGCGACTTCTTCCGACAACGCCCGCCGCGCCGCAATCCGGATCGCCGACGGGATCACGTCGTTGCTCGACTGGCAGCGGTTGACGTGGTCATTGGGATGCACCGGCGCGTTGCCGCCGCGCGGCCCCCCGAGAAGCTCGTTCGCGCGGTTGGCCAGCACCTCGTTGACGTTCATGTTGGTCGACGTGCCCGACCCGGTCTGGAACACGTCGACGACGAACTGGTCGTCGAACTTCCCGGCGACGGCTTCCCGCGACGCCGCGGCGATCGCCTCCGCCAGTTCCGGCTTCAGCAGGCCGAGCGTCGCATTGCTCTTTGCCCCGAGTCCCTTGATCATCGCCGCCGCGTGCGCCACGGCCATCGGCATCGGGCTGCCGCTCACGGGAAAGTTGTCGACCGCCCGCTGCGTCTGCGCCCCGTAATACGCCTCCGCGGGAACCCGGACTTCGCCCATCGAATCCTTCTCGACCCGGTAGGTCGTCATGCCCTTTTCCCCCTTTCCATGCCGCCTTCAAAGCGGATCGGCTCGTATTGCTCCGTCGCCGGGTTGTAGTCGTAGACCGTCCCCGACGCAATGTGGAAAAACCAGGCGTGCACATGGAGCCGATCCTCGGCGATCGCCCGCTGCACGACCGGGTAGGTGCACAGGTTCTCGAGTTGCACCAGCACGTTTTCCTCGAACGAGATGGCGAAGCGCTCCTCGTGGGAAAGATCGGGATAGCTCGCGGCGACGACCCGGACCGTCCGGTCGCCCAGCTTCAGCCACTCGGCGATGTGGGGTGTCCGGCCATCCTCGAACCGGCTGCGATCGGCGTAAAGCGCCTTGATCGAGCCGCAGTCGGTATGGCCGCAGATGACGATATCCTTGACGCGCAGGAAGT encodes the following:
- a CDS encoding cation-translocating P-type ATPase; the protein is MTPVPTNTRIFVPAMDCPDEEREIRAALSRLPTVSSLTFHLFSRQVEVLHENDLDRILAALREIGMPGQAVDESFRKTDLPEAPSAPLRTFGASLLLLALAVAARLLHLFPEAGAWTFLPAVLVGGFPVAWRGFREVRNRSLNMNALMTLSIAGAAAMGEMTEAAVVVTLFALANYLEAKSLDRARRATAALFERAPEQAVVREDGADRVIPAEYVRPGDLLVIRAGERVPVDAIVREGVSEVDESVLTGESLPVSKSPESELHAGAVNGLGLLLAEAVRPLSDSTLARILRRVEEAQAGKAPVQAAMERFASIYTPAVLVLGILTAAVPPLLGMGTPLAWAYRALVVLVIACPCAIVLAAPVATISALTRATREGILVKGTNALETLGRVSAVAFDKTGTLTRGRLRAVRVRPLGGATAREVVRLAATVEFGSAHPAAEALRHEAQRLGLAGALDTSRATGFAVHEGRGVSAEIEGRTIYVGNRRLFDEIGDAGPEIDAALARGGAPSGRTLSIVGSASGVLGIIEMEDVPRDEAESVVRALRAMGIFRLAMLTGDQDDVARATAAAVGIEEVYAGLLPEDKQMLVRRMVSEKGIVAFVGDGINDAPALALASVGIAMGSAGSPAAIETADVVLMSGDLHRLPGAVALGRRMVSVVRQNVAASLFIKACFLAAAAAGYASLWMAVVADMGTTLLVIFNGLRLLGSIPRKGR
- a CDS encoding class II fumarate hydratase, whose translation is MTTYRVEKDSMGEVRVPAEAYYGAQTQRAVDNFPVSGSPMPMAVAHAAAMIKGLGAKSNATLGLLKPELAEAIAAASREAVAGKFDDQFVVDVFQTGSGTSTNMNVNEVLANRANELLGGPRGGNAPVHPNDHVNRCQSSNDVIPSAIRIAARRALSEEVAPAFEALREALSAKAAEFADVLKIGRTHLQDAVPVTLGQEFSAYAAQVANGLNRIRSTYHDLEALPLGGTAVGTGLNAHPDFAPRTIAAIASATGIPFRAAENRFEAMGAQDPLVAASGALKGMAVSLLKIAHDLRLLASGPRCGFGEIDLPELQPGSSIMPGKVNPVILEMTIQVSAQVIGNDAAVTLGGALGILELNVMLPVIARNVLESASLLTAAAGLLSGKCVGGITANREKCAQSIERSLAMVTPLAVRIGYNKAAELAHEAFVTGKTIRELLTEKALMPKEEIDAILDPKTMI
- a CDS encoding MFS transporter produces the protein MTKSRLHRNVLALGIVSFFTDFSSEMIYPLLPVFLSATLGAGPAALGLIEGVAETTASLLKLFSGMASDRVKRKKPLVLAGYGLSALMRPMMAFAFAWPHVLVVRFADRIGKGVRTSPRDALLAAYVPPADRGRAYGLQRAMDHLGAVVGPLAAFALLYGAGLPLRTVFLWSAVPGAVAVIVLLTAVREVPGPKPAGPPPKLFGTALPDPFRRYIAIVALFTLGNASDAFLILRAVQEGIHVKYVPLLWGAFHVVKSTLSTPAGALADRWDRKKMIVAGWMVYAATYAAWGFAEGPAWMVALFLVYALYSAATEGAERALVADFVPQSLRGTAFGWFHLAVGISALPASVLFGALYAWRGAPTAFLTAAALALLSSVLLLALKTPRPGDAR
- a CDS encoding carbonic anhydrase; this encodes MKKLISGIHRFRDEYWGEYREVFEHLAAHGQNPDALFITCCDSRIDPTFLTRAKPGDLFVVRNIGNFVPPYREGHPDVTGVGAAVEYAVDFLRVKDIVICGHTDCGSIKALYADRSRFEDGRTPHIAEWLKLGDRTVRVVAASYPDLSHEERFAISFEENVLVQLENLCTYPVVQRAIAEDRLHVHAWFFHIASGTVYDYNPATEQYEPIRFEGGMERGKRA